From a region of the Zingiber officinale cultivar Zhangliang chromosome 4B, Zo_v1.1, whole genome shotgun sequence genome:
- the LOC121977635 gene encoding nucleosome assembly protein 1;2-like isoform X2, with protein sequence MTDIPNASSDLHAALNAEEDSAGVVDALKDKLQIDAEKDEVELETLSPIVRKRVEVLREIQSQHDALESKFFEERTALEDKYQKLYGALYSKRYEIVNGIAEVEGITNESATKSSEENGVPGFWLNAMNQNELLVEEIQVRDELALKYLKDIKWSRIVKPKGFKLEFFFETNRFFKNTVLTKTYHMVDEVDPILKKAIGTEIEWFPGRCLTQKTYLKKPKKGSKNTKPITITVKCDSFFNFFKPAEVPNDGADLDGNTAEELKDLMEADYVIGSTIKDKLIPRAVRWFTGEAVECELQLQDNKEAFYIIPSP encoded by the exons ATGACGGACATCCCGAACGCCTCGTCCGACCTCCACGCCG CTTTGAATGCGGAGGAGGATAGTGCTGGTGTTGTCGATGCTTTAAAG GACAAGCTCCAGATCGACGCAGAGAAGGATGAGGTTGAATTGGAAACGCTAAGCCCAATAGTTAGGAAGCGAGTTGAAGTGTTGCGGGAGATCCAG AGCCAACATGATGCACTAGAGTCAAAGTTTTTCGAGGAAAGGACTGCACTTGAGGATAAATACCAGAAGCTTTATGGGGCACTGTATTCCAAG AGGTATGAGATTGTAAATggtattgctgaagttgaaggtATTACAAATGAATCTGCAACCAAGTCTAGCGAAG AAAACGGTGTGCCAGGATTTTGGCTGAATGCTATGAATCAAAATGAATTGCTAGTAGAGGAG ATTCAAGTACGTGATGAGCTAGCTCTTAAATATTTGAAAGACATAAAGTGGTCCAGAATTGTTAAACCCAAgggttttaaacttgaatttttctTTGAAACTAACCGTTTTTTCAAGAATACTGTGCTGACAAAAACATATCACATGGTCGATGAAGTTGATCCAATCTTGAAGAAAGCAATTGG GACTGAGATTGAATGGTTTCCAGGGAGGTGCTTAACTCAAAAGACTTATTTGAAGAAGCCAAAGAAGGGCTCAAAGAATACCAAGCCTATAACCATAACTGTGAAATGTGACAGCTTCTTTAACTTTTTTAAACCAGCAGAAGTACCTAATGATGGTGCAGATTTGGATGGAAACACT GCTGAGGAGTTGAAGGATCTCATGGAAGCTGATTATGTAATTGG CTCAACAATTAAAGACAAGTTGATTCCTCGTGCTGTTAGATGGTTCACGGGGGAGGCTGTTGAATGTGAGTTACAACTACAGGACAACAAGGAAGCCTTTTATATCATACCTAGTCCCTGA
- the LOC121977635 gene encoding nucleosome assembly protein 1;2-like isoform X1, translating into MTDIPNASSDLHAALNAEEDSAGVVDALKDKLQIDAEKDEVELETLSPIVRKRVEVLREIQSQHDALESKFFEERTALEDKYQKLYGALYSKRYEIVNGIAEVEGITNESATKSSEENGVPGFWLNAMNQNELLVEEIQVRDELALKYLKDIKWSRIVKPKGFKLEFFFETNRFFKNTVLTKTYHMVDEVDPILKKAIGTEIEWFPGRCLTQKTYLKKPKKGSKNTKPITITVKCDSFFNFFKPAEVPNDGADLDGNTQAEELKDLMEADYVIGSTIKDKLIPRAVRWFTGEAVECELQLQDNKEAFYIIPSP; encoded by the exons ATGACGGACATCCCGAACGCCTCGTCCGACCTCCACGCCG CTTTGAATGCGGAGGAGGATAGTGCTGGTGTTGTCGATGCTTTAAAG GACAAGCTCCAGATCGACGCAGAGAAGGATGAGGTTGAATTGGAAACGCTAAGCCCAATAGTTAGGAAGCGAGTTGAAGTGTTGCGGGAGATCCAG AGCCAACATGATGCACTAGAGTCAAAGTTTTTCGAGGAAAGGACTGCACTTGAGGATAAATACCAGAAGCTTTATGGGGCACTGTATTCCAAG AGGTATGAGATTGTAAATggtattgctgaagttgaaggtATTACAAATGAATCTGCAACCAAGTCTAGCGAAG AAAACGGTGTGCCAGGATTTTGGCTGAATGCTATGAATCAAAATGAATTGCTAGTAGAGGAG ATTCAAGTACGTGATGAGCTAGCTCTTAAATATTTGAAAGACATAAAGTGGTCCAGAATTGTTAAACCCAAgggttttaaacttgaatttttctTTGAAACTAACCGTTTTTTCAAGAATACTGTGCTGACAAAAACATATCACATGGTCGATGAAGTTGATCCAATCTTGAAGAAAGCAATTGG GACTGAGATTGAATGGTTTCCAGGGAGGTGCTTAACTCAAAAGACTTATTTGAAGAAGCCAAAGAAGGGCTCAAAGAATACCAAGCCTATAACCATAACTGTGAAATGTGACAGCTTCTTTAACTTTTTTAAACCAGCAGAAGTACCTAATGATGGTGCAGATTTGGATGGAAACACT CAGGCTGAGGAGTTGAAGGATCTCATGGAAGCTGATTATGTAATTGG CTCAACAATTAAAGACAAGTTGATTCCTCGTGCTGTTAGATGGTTCACGGGGGAGGCTGTTGAATGTGAGTTACAACTACAGGACAACAAGGAAGCCTTTTATATCATACCTAGTCCCTGA